A region from the Arachis ipaensis cultivar K30076 chromosome B01, Araip1.1, whole genome shotgun sequence genome encodes:
- the LOC107610968 gene encoding DDT domain-containing protein DDR4: MPRWNLRCMWELASVLNFLHLFRPLLNISLEFSAEEFETALLTPNDTLSDIHMPLLKAIPPIIRMALTRDTWITVLCRKLRDWWHWVADGDLPIVASHGTEIEVYKSLDPGVRLVILKALCDIRVEQEDIRNYIDNSLKHGVKLSTFRKERIGGDSHGISYWYEDDPVVGHRLYRETRKTEVIQMKKGKPRGSLVLSNTSYQWESVATNFDEFQDVSEKLFSSKNRTEISVGKKLKIDMLPEIEKVHKRKEKLLKKQQREALLLDNYMIADGLATGRSLRYRKPVTYTFDDYDKSINEAIKETKRKQPSPESMPKRELVAKPEAFSNGKWSGPSHSPQNLDFGWSSPKSPYSDDDEEDHITDPLDRTNRRRQRPKRYSDKEFLDPVSDNDADFDSDDDIVGEAVYDEEYLKKRKQRRKLSSSSEGDEEYQWDEDNVEEEEEEEEEEEEEDDDDDEDSLSISEDSDKPRKFKALRGRTTRDSKRRPVNDFQSGLRRSKRSTRNRVNYRQYEASESEQEFIKPEKSNTSADHSDPSENGEYMMESEDSDRNDDEDQEMKVEEQPATYPIVEENEQNAPPEKSSSPGQEEVESIGKHHFLDLNELAPSSGFDDGPNTIMKDEDNE, from the exons ATGCCGCGGTGGAACCTCCGGTGCATGTGGGAGTTGGCTTCGGTGCTCAATTTTTTGCAT CTGTTTAGGCCACTTTTGAATATCTCACTTGAATTTTCTGCTGAAGAGTTCGAGACTGCACTTCTTACTCCCAATGACACTTTGAGTGATATACATATGCCTTTGCTTAAG GCAATCCCTCCTATTATACGCATGGCACTCACACGTGATACTTGGATAACTGTATTATGCAGAAAATTGAGAGATTGGTGGCATTGG GTTGCTGATGGGGATCTTCCAATTGTTGCTTCACATGG GACGGAAATTGAAGTATATAAATCGCTTGATCCAGGGGTTCGTCTTGTGATCTTAAAAGCATTATGTGACATTCGTGTTGAG CAAGAAGATATCCGGAATTATATTGACAACTCCCTCAAACATGGTGTTAAACTCTCAACATTTCGTAAAGAGCGAATTGGAGGTGATTCACATGGAATTTCTTATTG GTATGAAGATGACCCAGTTGTTGGTCATAGGCTGTATCGAGAAACAAGAAAAACTGAAGTGATTCAAATGAAGAAAGGGAAACCAAGAGGTTCACTGGTTCTTTCTAATACATCATACCAGTGGGAATCTGTAGCTACCAATTTTGATGAATTTCAAGATGTTTCT GAGAAGCTTTTCTCAAGTAAAAACAGGACAGAGATCTCTGTGGGGAAAAAGCTAAAGATAGACATGCTTCCTGAAATTGAGAAAGTCCATAAG AGAAAGGAAAAGTTGCTGAAAAAGCAACAGAGAGAGGCCCTTCTTCTTGATAATTACATGATTGCTGATGGTCTTGCTACCGGACGTTCACTGCGTTATAGGAAGCCTGTTACCTACACTTTCG ATGATTATGATAAGTCCATAAATGAGGCAATCAAAGAAACCAA ACGGAAACAACCATCCCCAGAATCCATGCCCAAGAGAGAGTTGGTAGCAAAACCGGAAGCTTTTAGTAATGGTAAATGGAGTGGTCCTTCACATTCCCCTCAAAATCTGGATTTTGGTTGGTCATCTCCAAAATCACCTTactctgatgatgatgaggaagaccATATAACGGATCCACTTGATCGAAC AAATCGTCGAAGACAGAGACCGAAGCGGTATTCAGATAAAGAGTTCCTTGATCCTGTATCAGATAATGATGCTGACTTTGACAGTGATGATGATATTGTTGGAGAAGCTGTATATGATGAAGAGTATCTCAAGAAGCGTAAGCAGAGAAGGAAGCTTTCTAGTAGCTCCGAAGGAGATGAAGAATATCAGTGGGATGAAGAtaatgttgaagaggaagaagaggaagaggaagaggaagaagaagaagatgatgatgacgatgaagaTTCCTTGAGTATCAGCGAGGACAGTGACAAACCCCGTAAGTTCAAGGCATTGCGAGGCCGTACTACGAGGGATTCTAAACGCAGGCCTGTCAATGATTTTCAATCAGGTCTAAGGCGCAGTAAGAGGTCAACCCGAAACCGTGTAAATTACCGACAATACGAGGCGTCTGAATCAGAACAAGAGTTTATTAAACCTGAAAAGTCTAATACATCAGCTGATCACTCAGATCCCAGTGAGAATGGGGAATATATGATGGAAAGTGAAGATTCCGACCGGAATGATGATGAAGACCAGGAAATGAAAGTAGAAGAGCAGCCTGCTACTTATCCCATAGTAGAAGAGAATGAACAAAATGCACCTCCCGAAAAGTCAAGTAGTCCTGGTCAGGAGGAAGTTGAGAGCATCGGAAAGCACCATTTCCTTGATTTGAACGAGCTCGCCCCTAGCTCGGGTTTCGATGATGGTCCAAATACAATAATGAAAGATGAAGACAATGAATGA
- the LOC107633737 gene encoding formin-like protein 5 isoform X2 yields MQVAAVQIEREIMMIDIGNKKERKKVREVGILKKDPEQLKKQIENLEMMKADGALDKARKHKKRQLQDTLNLVLKKRREYEDKMKEKGETPVMFSHLGPPRRRTTAEEEERVKHPKPEDSVYYHPTLNPTGAPPPGKPPMFKSSIGPRIPLSGASSSTAASSSAAESGDDMLTVPPPPPPPPLPEAGSSSLAEGTALPAASLPLPPPPPMPPKPATAGPTSLPPPPLPPPPPGPPPKDQVANHPIPPPPPPLPQSQPPPPGTSGGEERNQSSSADDLPSKETGQMQLPPPPLPNRMPQKSDGALATTDNTNSLPSHEIPKMVPGPPPPRQQPPVPGSTLVPTLQADVLPPGISRFPPPPPPPDMRPPLPVAGLPGQAPPPGMMVPMMPRPPYGPPPGPPPMMRPPLPPGPPPSFQDDDQMAFRLPPPPPPPQKPSYVKSAASTVVKRPLAQHTPELTAMIPASVRVRRENAVAKSKPKPTISTSRTVSGPPTIVKPESVSSSSSAPKAQSIDDSYTAFLEDMKALGALDG; encoded by the exons ATGCAAGTAGCCGCTGTACAAATTGAAAGGGAAATTATGATGATAGACATAGGG aataagaaggaaaggaagaaggtGAGGGAAGTGGGAATTCTTAAGAAAGATCCTGAACAGCTGAAGAAACAGATTGAGAACTTGGAAATGATGA AGGCTGATGGTGCTTTGGATAAGGCAAGAAAGCACAAGAAGAGACAACTACAAGATACACTTAACCTTGTCCTAAAGAAGAGGAGG GAATATGAAGATAAAATGAAGGAGAAGGGTGAGACTCCTGTTATGTTCAG TCATTTAGGGCCTCCCCGAAGAAGAACAACtgcagaagaagaagagagagttaaacacccaaagcCTGAG gATTCCGTTTATTACCATCCAACATTAAACCCTACAGGGGCTCCCCCACCTGGGAAACCTCCCATGTTTAAATCGTCTATAG GTCCCAGAATTCCCTTATCTGGTGCTTCATCGAGTACTGCTGCATCATCATCAGCAGCAGAGTCAGGGGATGATATGTTAACTGTACCTCCACCTCCGCCGCCACCCCCACTGCCTGAAGCTGGCAGTTCAAGTTTGGCCGAGGGCACTGCTTTACCTGCGGCATCTTTGCCTTTGCCTCCACCACCACCCATGCCTCCGAAGCCTGCTACTGCTGGACCTACATCATTACCACCACCTCCTTTGCCACCTCCACCTCCTGGTCCTCCACCTAAAGACCAAGTTGCAAATCACCCGATACCCCCTCCACCTCCACCCCTACCACAGTCTCAGCCACCGCCACCTGGCACTAGTGGAGGTGAAGAGCGAAACCAATCTTCATCTGCAGATGATTTGCCTTCTAAGGAGACTGGTCAG ATGCAGCTCCCTCCACCCCCTCTGCCGAATCGGATGCCACAAAAGTCTGATGGTGCTTTAGCTACCACTGATAATACGAATTCTCTGCCAAGCCATGAGATCCCAAAAATGGTTCCTGGGCCTCCTCCTCCAAGGCAACAACCTCCTGTTCCAGGATCCACGTTAGTTCCAACTTTGCAGGCCGATGTTTTGCCTCCTGGAATATCCCGTTTTCCACCACCCCCACCACCACCTGATATGAGGCCTCCTTTACCAGTGGCTGGACTTCCTGGTCAGGCACCACCTCCTGGAATGATGGTCCCAATGATGCCTAGGCCCCCATATGGTCCTCCACCTGGGCCTCCTCCAATGATGAGACCACCACTTCCTCCTGGTCCTCCTCCAAGCTTCCAAGATGATGATCAAATGGCTTTTAGGCTAcctccaccacctcctcctcctcaaaAACCATCTTATGTTAAATCTGCTGCATCTACTGTTGTTAAAAGGCCATTAGCTCAGCACACACCAGAACTTACAGCTATG ATTCCTGCATCTGTTCGGGTTAGAAGAGAGAATGCAGTGGCAAAATCCAAACCGAAACCGACAATATCAACCTCTAGGACAGTCTCAGGGCCACCAACTATTGTAAAACCAGAGTCAGTGAGTTCATCGTCGTCAGCTCCAAAAGCACAGAGCATCGATGATTCATACACAGCTTTCTTGGAGGACATGAAAGCCCTTGGTGCACTTGATGGTTGA
- the LOC107633737 gene encoding pollen-specific leucine-rich repeat extensin-like protein 1 isoform X3, translating to MKEKGETPVMFSHLGPPRRRTTAEEEERVKHPKPEDSVYYHPTLNPTGAPPPGKPPMFKSSIGPRIPLSGASSSTAASSSAAESGDDMLTVPPPPPPPPLPEAGSSSLAEGTALPAASLPLPPPPPMPPKPATAGPTSLPPPPLPPPPPGPPPKDQVANHPIPPPPPPLPQSQPPPPGTSGGEERNQSSSADDLPSKETGQMQLPPPPLPNRMPQKSDGALATTDNTNSLPSHEIPKMVPGPPPPRQQPPVPGSTLVPTLQADVLPPGISRFPPPPPPPDMRPPLPVAGLPGQAPPPGMMVPMMPRPPYGPPPGPPPMMRPPLPPGPPPSFQDDDQMAFRLPPPPPPPQKPSYVKSAASTVVKRPLAQHTPELTAMIPASVRVRRENAVAKSKPKPTISTSRTVSGPPTIVKPESVSSSSSAPKAQSIDDSYTAFLEDMKALGALDG from the exons ATGAAGGAGAAGGGTGAGACTCCTGTTATGTTCAG TCATTTAGGGCCTCCCCGAAGAAGAACAACtgcagaagaagaagagagagttaaacacccaaagcCTGAG gATTCCGTTTATTACCATCCAACATTAAACCCTACAGGGGCTCCCCCACCTGGGAAACCTCCCATGTTTAAATCGTCTATAG GTCCCAGAATTCCCTTATCTGGTGCTTCATCGAGTACTGCTGCATCATCATCAGCAGCAGAGTCAGGGGATGATATGTTAACTGTACCTCCACCTCCGCCGCCACCCCCACTGCCTGAAGCTGGCAGTTCAAGTTTGGCCGAGGGCACTGCTTTACCTGCGGCATCTTTGCCTTTGCCTCCACCACCACCCATGCCTCCGAAGCCTGCTACTGCTGGACCTACATCATTACCACCACCTCCTTTGCCACCTCCACCTCCTGGTCCTCCACCTAAAGACCAAGTTGCAAATCACCCGATACCCCCTCCACCTCCACCCCTACCACAGTCTCAGCCACCGCCACCTGGCACTAGTGGAGGTGAAGAGCGAAACCAATCTTCATCTGCAGATGATTTGCCTTCTAAGGAGACTGGTCAG ATGCAGCTCCCTCCACCCCCTCTGCCGAATCGGATGCCACAAAAGTCTGATGGTGCTTTAGCTACCACTGATAATACGAATTCTCTGCCAAGCCATGAGATCCCAAAAATGGTTCCTGGGCCTCCTCCTCCAAGGCAACAACCTCCTGTTCCAGGATCCACGTTAGTTCCAACTTTGCAGGCCGATGTTTTGCCTCCTGGAATATCCCGTTTTCCACCACCCCCACCACCACCTGATATGAGGCCTCCTTTACCAGTGGCTGGACTTCCTGGTCAGGCACCACCTCCTGGAATGATGGTCCCAATGATGCCTAGGCCCCCATATGGTCCTCCACCTGGGCCTCCTCCAATGATGAGACCACCACTTCCTCCTGGTCCTCCTCCAAGCTTCCAAGATGATGATCAAATGGCTTTTAGGCTAcctccaccacctcctcctcctcaaaAACCATCTTATGTTAAATCTGCTGCATCTACTGTTGTTAAAAGGCCATTAGCTCAGCACACACCAGAACTTACAGCTATG ATTCCTGCATCTGTTCGGGTTAGAAGAGAGAATGCAGTGGCAAAATCCAAACCGAAACCGACAATATCAACCTCTAGGACAGTCTCAGGGCCACCAACTATTGTAAAACCAGAGTCAGTGAGTTCATCGTCGTCAGCTCCAAAAGCACAGAGCATCGATGATTCATACACAGCTTTCTTGGAGGACATGAAAGCCCTTGGTGCACTTGATGGTTGA
- the LOC107633737 gene encoding formin-like protein 5 isoform X1, with the protein MKTTKGGKVMNPTDAYRKELRKKELKRNKKERKKVREVGILKKDPEQLKKQIENLEMMKADGALDKARKHKKRQLQDTLNLVLKKRREYEDKMKEKGETPVMFSHLGPPRRRTTAEEEERVKHPKPEDSVYYHPTLNPTGAPPPGKPPMFKSSIGPRIPLSGASSSTAASSSAAESGDDMLTVPPPPPPPPLPEAGSSSLAEGTALPAASLPLPPPPPMPPKPATAGPTSLPPPPLPPPPPGPPPKDQVANHPIPPPPPPLPQSQPPPPGTSGGEERNQSSSADDLPSKETGQMQLPPPPLPNRMPQKSDGALATTDNTNSLPSHEIPKMVPGPPPPRQQPPVPGSTLVPTLQADVLPPGISRFPPPPPPPDMRPPLPVAGLPGQAPPPGMMVPMMPRPPYGPPPGPPPMMRPPLPPGPPPSFQDDDQMAFRLPPPPPPPQKPSYVKSAASTVVKRPLAQHTPELTAMIPASVRVRRENAVAKSKPKPTISTSRTVSGPPTIVKPESVSSSSSAPKAQSIDDSYTAFLEDMKALGALDG; encoded by the exons atgaagACCACGAAGGGTGGCAAGGTCATGAATCCCACCGATGCTTATCGAAAGGAGCTTCGCAAGAAGGAATTGAAAAGG aataagaaggaaaggaagaaggtGAGGGAAGTGGGAATTCTTAAGAAAGATCCTGAACAGCTGAAGAAACAGATTGAGAACTTGGAAATGATGA AGGCTGATGGTGCTTTGGATAAGGCAAGAAAGCACAAGAAGAGACAACTACAAGATACACTTAACCTTGTCCTAAAGAAGAGGAGG GAATATGAAGATAAAATGAAGGAGAAGGGTGAGACTCCTGTTATGTTCAG TCATTTAGGGCCTCCCCGAAGAAGAACAACtgcagaagaagaagagagagttaaacacccaaagcCTGAG gATTCCGTTTATTACCATCCAACATTAAACCCTACAGGGGCTCCCCCACCTGGGAAACCTCCCATGTTTAAATCGTCTATAG GTCCCAGAATTCCCTTATCTGGTGCTTCATCGAGTACTGCTGCATCATCATCAGCAGCAGAGTCAGGGGATGATATGTTAACTGTACCTCCACCTCCGCCGCCACCCCCACTGCCTGAAGCTGGCAGTTCAAGTTTGGCCGAGGGCACTGCTTTACCTGCGGCATCTTTGCCTTTGCCTCCACCACCACCCATGCCTCCGAAGCCTGCTACTGCTGGACCTACATCATTACCACCACCTCCTTTGCCACCTCCACCTCCTGGTCCTCCACCTAAAGACCAAGTTGCAAATCACCCGATACCCCCTCCACCTCCACCCCTACCACAGTCTCAGCCACCGCCACCTGGCACTAGTGGAGGTGAAGAGCGAAACCAATCTTCATCTGCAGATGATTTGCCTTCTAAGGAGACTGGTCAG ATGCAGCTCCCTCCACCCCCTCTGCCGAATCGGATGCCACAAAAGTCTGATGGTGCTTTAGCTACCACTGATAATACGAATTCTCTGCCAAGCCATGAGATCCCAAAAATGGTTCCTGGGCCTCCTCCTCCAAGGCAACAACCTCCTGTTCCAGGATCCACGTTAGTTCCAACTTTGCAGGCCGATGTTTTGCCTCCTGGAATATCCCGTTTTCCACCACCCCCACCACCACCTGATATGAGGCCTCCTTTACCAGTGGCTGGACTTCCTGGTCAGGCACCACCTCCTGGAATGATGGTCCCAATGATGCCTAGGCCCCCATATGGTCCTCCACCTGGGCCTCCTCCAATGATGAGACCACCACTTCCTCCTGGTCCTCCTCCAAGCTTCCAAGATGATGATCAAATGGCTTTTAGGCTAcctccaccacctcctcctcctcaaaAACCATCTTATGTTAAATCTGCTGCATCTACTGTTGTTAAAAGGCCATTAGCTCAGCACACACCAGAACTTACAGCTATG ATTCCTGCATCTGTTCGGGTTAGAAGAGAGAATGCAGTGGCAAAATCCAAACCGAAACCGACAATATCAACCTCTAGGACAGTCTCAGGGCCACCAACTATTGTAAAACCAGAGTCAGTGAGTTCATCGTCGTCAGCTCCAAAAGCACAGAGCATCGATGATTCATACACAGCTTTCTTGGAGGACATGAAAGCCCTTGGTGCACTTGATGGTTGA
- the LOC107633759 gene encoding HIPL1 protein (The sequence of the model RefSeq protein was modified relative to this genomic sequence to represent the inferred CDS: added 42 bases not found in genome assembly), whose amino-acid sequence MKGVLISINFIFCCFLLFLDSSTSLPLCVDSSAPFILNSTLEFCPYNGSTCCNSTEDTQIQKQFQLMNISDTTCASALKSILCARCDPYSAELFTVQSTPRSVPLLCNSTIASNSSQSKAVAVEDFCSQVWESCQSVSIKNSPFSPSLQGQAGRTPSKSNPSKLTDQWQSKTDFCTAFGGSSTSESVCFEGEPVALKNTDSEAPISPPHGLCLEKIGNGSYLNMVAHPDGTNRAFFSNQKGQVWLATIPADGSGGQLQLDESSPFVDLTDMVYSDAKLGMMGMAFHPKFAENGRFFASFTCDKDKWSGCNGICSCNSNVNCDPSKIGTGSSGAQPCQYQAVVAEYTANGTASQPSSAVSAKPTEVRRIFTMGLPSNTENGGQILFGPNDGYLYFMMGDGSGTGDPYNFAQNKKSLLGKIMRLDIDNIPSAAEISKQGLWGSYSIPKDNPFSQDNGSQAEIWALGLKTPWRCSFDSERPSYFFCGDAGQDLYEEVDLITKGGNYGWRVYEGPYPFTPNESPGGNTSKDSINPIMPILGYNHSEVNKNEGSACIIGGYMYRSNTDPCMYGRYLYADLYSVAVWEATEDPVNSGNFSKSRIPFSCSHDSPIKCDPVPGTSLPALGYIYSFGEDNNKDVYILASEGVYRVVRPSRCSYTCSQEKATTEAPSPSTSPSHACRNFSIYQFLQISFFLLLLICFV is encoded by the exons ATGAAGGGTGTTCTAATTTCCATCAACTTTATCTTTTGTTGCTTCTTACTGTTTTTGGATTCATCAACTTCACTTCCTTTATGCGTTGACTCAA GTGCACCTTTCATCCTCAATAGCACACTTGAATTTTGTCCTTACAATGGAAGCACTTGCTGCAACTCCACAGAAGATACACAAATTCAGAAACAATTCCAGCTTATGAACATCTCTGATACTACCTGTGCCTCAGCTCTGAAATCGATACTTTGTGCG aggtGTGATCCGTATTCGGCCGAGCTGTTTACAGTTCAATCGACGCCCCGATCAGTTCCCTTGCTCTGCAATTCCACCATTGCATCCAATTCCTCCCAGTCAAAGGCAGTAGCAGTGGAAGACTTCTGCTCTCAAGTATGGGAATCATGTCAATCTGTGTCAATAAAGAACTCGCCATTTTCGCCTTCATTACAAGGCCAAGCAGGGAGAACACCATCTAAAAGCAATCCAAGTAAACTCACAGATCAATGGCAGTCGAAAACAGATTTTTGTACTGCATTTGGTGGATCCTCCACTAGTGAATCTGTATGCTTTGAAGGAGAACCTGTTGCATTAAAGAACACTGACTCAGAAGCTCCTATTAGTCCTCCACATGGCTTGTGCCTTGAAAAAATTGGCAATGGATCCTATCTCAACATGGTTGCTCATCCAGATGGCACGAACCGTGCATTCTTCTCGAATCAGAAGGGAC AATTGCAGCTTGATGAGTCAAGTCCCTTTGTTGATCTAACTGATATGGTTTATAGTGATGCTAAACTTGGAATGATGGGAATGGCATTCCATCCGAAATTCGCAGAAAATGGCCGGTTCTTCGCCTCATTCACCTGTGACAAAGATAAGTGGTCTGGTTGTAATGGAATATGTTCTTGTAACTCAAATGTTAATTGTGATCCTTCAAAGATAGGCACAGGTAGTAGTGGTGCACAACCCTGCCAATACCAAGCTGTTGTTGCTGAATATACTGCTAATGGTACCGCGTCTCAGCCTTCATCG GCTGTAAGTGCTAAACCAACAGAGGTGAGAAGGATATTTACCATGGGGTTGCCTTCTAATACTGAGAATGGAGGTCAGATTCTCTTTGGACCTAATGATGGGTACTTGTACTTCATGATGGGAGATGGTTCAGGCACTGGTGATCCATACAACTTTGCTCAAAACAAGAAATCATTGCTTGGGAAGATTATGAGGCTTGATATAGACAACATCCCAA GTGCAGCCGAAATTAGCAAACAAGGTCTTTGGGGTAGCTATTCCATTCCTAAGGACAATCCATTCAGCCAAGACAATGGTTCACAGGCTGAAATATGGGCCTTGGGATTAAAAACTCCATGGCGATGCAGTTTTGATTCAGAAAGACCTTCCTACTTTTTCTGTGGAGATGCTGGACAG GATCTTTATGAGGAAGTGGATCTCATCACAAAAGGTGGAAACTATGGCTGGCGTGTTTATGAGGGTCCCTATCCATTCACCCCTAATGAATCACCTGGAGGCAATACCTCCAAAGACTCCATAAATCCAATTATGCCAATACTTGGATACAACCATTCGGAGGTTAACAAGAATGAAGGGTCAGCATGCATCATTGGGGGTTATATGTATCGATCTAACACTGATCCTTGCATGTATGGAAG GTACCTGTATGCTGATCTATATTCAGTTGCAGTGTGGGAAGCAACAGAAGATCCTGTAAACAGTGGAAACTTCAGCAAAAGCAGAATCCCCTTCAGCTGTTCACATGATTCTCCTATCAAATGTGATCCTGTGCCTGGAACCTCCCTCCCAGCGCTAGGCTACATCTACTCATTtggagaagacaacaacaaagaCGTGTATATCCTTGCGAGCGAAGGCGTCTACAGAGTTGTTCGTCCGAGTCGCTGCAGTTACACTTGCTCCCAGGAAAAGGCAACAACAGAGGCTCCTTCTCCTTCTACTTCTCCATCTCATGCATGCCGTAACTTCTCTATATACCAGTTTCTGCAGATTTCATTTTTCTTGTTGCTTTTAATATGTTTTGTGTAG